The nucleotide window CGCTATATTTATATACGCCAATATGTGGAACATGTGCCATCGCATCGAAAATGATGGATGTCGTGGAACAGCTATTACCTACTATGCCAATAGGAAAAATGAATTTAAACTATTCTGAAAAATTAGCCTTGGAGTTGCAAGTAGAAAGTGTTCCATGCCTAGTAATAGCAAGGGATGACGGCACAATGGAAAAAATTTATGC belongs to Lysinibacillus louembei and includes:
- a CDS encoding thioredoxin family protein — protein: MEEWTIEQWQQQLTNNDVVTLYLYTPICGTCAIASKMMDVVEQLLPTMPIGKMNLNYSEKLALELQVESVPCLVIARDDGTMEKIYAFQSVLNLYEILKSS